One genomic segment of Panicum virgatum strain AP13 chromosome 2N, P.virgatum_v5, whole genome shotgun sequence includes these proteins:
- the LOC120659736 gene encoding disease resistance protein PIK6-NP-like, whose amino-acid sequence MDIATGAMNTLLPKLGELVVGEYNLQKGVKGEIKELEKELTSMTAALRKVSEVPPDKLDVQVKIWASDVRELSYDIEDAVDTFMLQGIGHEPTMAFSIKGFIDRTINLFKKAVTNHQIHNVIKDIMHQVKMVNERRKRYKVDEVSNRPIVETIDPRLEGMYRKATELVGIGRPKNELVEWLMNEASSSLQQPKIISIVGFGGLGKTTLANALLQDLKAKFDCHFFVSVSFSPDIKKIFKNILAQLDENKYGHIDESWEIKLLIDKIIEFLKNGRCLCVIDDLWKKLPWDTIKLALQDSNCGSKIIITTRNKAVAEHVGGAIYELKPLSNDDSRELLYKRIFESADDCPSDFSSVTKKILKKCCGVPLAIITTASLLATKPRCSVEWEKVNNSIGSGLENSPHVDTMNTILSLSYNDLPFHLKTCLLSLSKYPEDQVIRKDVLVWSWIAEGFIAPAGSSLQEIGEGYFNELINRSLIQPIEAYTFDELGEMDVTACRIHDMVLDLIVKLSAEEGFVTTSLSDDGEQAGASSLHRREIIRRLSLDNSSNADASINERNVLSKVRSLDVFGRAHLIIPALSRFRVLRVLQLDDCSSLDNDHLEDLCKLDLLRFLRLQGLRISKLPESIGKLGSLETLDIRGAESVILLPMSFAKLGKLVRLLAEEVELPDDMTLENMKSLQELVGICPTLHAMTKIAKLRELKVLKLVIEDESDTGNLDKLGPTSLPNLLQVLVLRTPLFYSLDSMAQVPSGLRIFMCSTHFTVFPRWIDPSLSHLTVLSICLWRVRVQPEHLDKLAELPSLRFLRIHALLPPREQEKLVIHSSPSAFPCLTELRIWCPLMFLKFQPGAMRKLERLCLGFDARSTIEHFRTSNFNYGFENLPSLRHVIIELRGREAHDDIRKTISNHPNHPSLNLS is encoded by the exons ATGGACATCGCCACAGGGGCAATGAACACCCTGCTCCCCAAGCTTGGTGAGCTGGTGGTGGGTGAATACAACCTGCAGAAGGGTGTCAAGGGAGAAATCAAGGAACTTGAGAAAGAGCTCACAAGCATGACTGCAGCCCTTCGCAAGGTATCTGAGGTGCCGCCTGACAAACTTGATGTGCAGGTCAAAATCTGGGCCAGCGATGTCAGGGAGCTATCCTATGACATTGAAGATGCCGTCGACACCTTCATGTTGCAGGGAATCGGGCATGAACCTACCATGGCATTCAGCATCAAGGGATTCATTGATAGGACCATCAATTTGTTCAAGAAGGCCGTGACCAACCATCAGATCCACAACGTTATCAAAGATATCATGCATCAGGTCAAGATGGTCAATGAGCGGCGTAAAAGGTACAAGGTTGATGAGGTATCTAATAGGCCAATTGTGGAGACTATTGATCCTCGCCTAGAAGGTATGTACAGAAAGGCAACAGAGCTAGTTGGCATTGGCAGGCCAAAGAATGAGCTAGTCGAGTGGCTTATGAATGAGGCCAGTTCGTCGTTGCAGCAACCAAAGATAATTTCTATTGTTGGATTCGGAGGATTGGGGAAGACAACTCTTGCAAATGCATTGCTTCAGGACCTTAAAGCAAAATTTGATTGCCACTTTTTTGTCTCCGTGTCCTTTAGTCCTGATATAAAGAAGATTTTCAAGAATATTCTTGCCCAACTTGATGAGAATAAGTATGGCCACATAGATGAATCATGGGAAATAAAGTTGCTTATTGACAAAATTATAGAATTCCTCAAGAATGGAAG GTGCTTGTGCGTGATTGATGATTTATGGAAAAAATTGCCGTGGGATACTATCAAACTTGCTTTGCAGGATAGTAATTGTGGAAGCAAGATAATCATAACCACTCGCAATAAGGCTGTTGCAGAACATGTTGGTGGTGCTATTTATGAACTAAAACCTCTTTCTAATGATGACTCCAGGGAGTTGTTGTACAAGCGAATATTTGAGTCTGCAGATGATTGCCCTTCTGATTTCAGCAGTGTCACCAAAAAGATCTTAAAGAAATGTTGTGGTGTACCATTAGCCATTATTACCACAGCAAGCTTACTAGCTACTAAACCAAGGTGCTCAGTGGAATGGGAGAAGGTGAATAATTCCATTGGTTCTGGACTTGAAAATAGCCCCCATGTGGACACGATGAACACGATATTAAGCCTCAGTTAcaatgatctgcctttccatttGAAGACTTGCTTGTTGTCTTTGAGCAAATATCCCGAGGACCAGGTGATTAGAAAGGATGTTTTGGTATGGAGCTGGATAGCAGAAGGTTTCATTGCACCTGCAGGGTCAAGCTTGCAGGAGATAGGGGAGGGTTACTTTAACGAGCTTATTAATAGAAGCTTGATACAGCCCATAGAAGCCTATACCTTTGACGAGCTTGGAGAGATGGATGTGACTGCTTGCCGAATACATGACATGGTGCTAGACCTCATTGTCAAGTTGTCAGCAGAAGAAGGCTTTGTCACCACTTCGTTGTCAGATGATGGTGAACAAGCAGGTGCATCTTCGTTGCATCGCAGGGAGATTATCCGGCGGCTATCCCTCGACAACAGCAGCAACGCCGATGCCTCAATAAATGAAAGAAATGTGCTGTCCAAAGTGAGGTCACTTGATGTCTTTGGCCGTGCACATTTGATAATACCGGCCCTATCAAGATTTCGTGTTCTACGTGTACTGCAGCTAGATGACTGTTCTAGTCTGGATAACGATCACCTAGAGGATCTCTGCAAGTTGGACCTACTGAGGTTTCTACGGCTACAGGGTTTGAGAATTAGCAAGCTCCCCGAGAGCATTGGCAAGCTGGGGTCTCTGGAGACATTGGACATCAGAGGTGCCGAGTCAGTAATACTATTGCCAATGTCTTTCGCTAAACTAGGAAAACTGGTCCGGCTACTTGCTGAAGAAGTAGAACTACCAGATGATATGACTCTAGAGAATATGAAATCTCTGCAAGAGCTAGTAGGCATATGCCCTACTTTGCACGCCATGACAAAGATTGCTAAACTGAGAGAGCTAAAGGTCCTCAAGCTTGTCATCGAGGATGAATCTGATACAGGCAATTTAGACAAATTGGGTCCCACGAGCCTCCCCAATTTATTACAAGTATTGGTGCTAAGAACTCCATTATTCTACTCCCTGGATTCCATGGCACAAGTTCCTTCTGGTCTCCGGATTTTCATGTGCAGTACCCACTTTACAGTATTCCCAAGGTGGATTGACCCATCGCTCTCCCATCTCACTGTCTTGTCCATTTGTCTATGGCGTGTGCGTGTACAGCCTGAGCACCTTGACAAGCTTGCTGAGCTGCCATCTCTTCGCTTTCTCAGGATACATGCACTGCTCCCACCGCGTGAGCAGGAAAAGCTCGTTATTCACAGCAGTCCATCTGCATTCCCATGTCTAACAGAACTTCGGATTTGGTGTCCCCTGATGTTCCTTAAGTTTCAACCTGGGGCTATGAGAAAGCTTGAAAGACTTTGCCTTGGCTTTGATGCCAGATCGACCATTGAGCATTTTCGGACCAGTAACTTCAATTATGGATTTGAAAACCTCCCTTCTCTCCGACATGTCATCATTGAGTTACGCGGGCGGGAAGCCCACGATGATATTAGGAAGACTATTAGTAATCATCCAAACCATCCATCGCTCAACCTTTCGTAA